From Columba livia isolate bColLiv1 breed racing homer chromosome 5, bColLiv1.pat.W.v2, whole genome shotgun sequence, one genomic window encodes:
- the PPP4R4 gene encoding serine/threonine-protein phosphatase 4 regulatory subunit 4 isoform X8, which translates to MHPIIFFSKMDFSQSNLFGYIEDLQELTIIERPVRRSLKTPEEIERLTVDEELGDIERAVYLLSSGQDIQGTSVVANLPVLMRQNPAETLRRVLPKIRVHEEAHPENVFTHMIMQSCVDLWRRLFGNFI; encoded by the exons ATGCACCCAATAATCTTCTTCTCCAAAATGGATTTTAGTCAGAGCAATTTATTTGGATACATAGAAGACCTGCAGGAACTAACTATTATAGAGAGGCCAGTACGCAGGAGCCTGAAG ACAccagaagaaatagaaagattGACAGTTGATGAAGAACTCGGTGATATTGAAAGGGCTGTTTATCTACTCAG tTCTGGCCAGGATATCCAAGGAACAAGTGTGGTGGCAAATCTTCCAGTCCTGATGCGACAGAATCCTGCAGAAACACTTCGTCGAGTTTTACCAAAAATCAGA GTCCATGAGGAGGCACATCCAGAGAATGTGTTCACACACATGATTATGCAGAGTTGTGTGGATCTGTGGAGGAGACTATTTGGAAACTTTATTTGA